Below is a window of Tolypothrix bouteillei VB521301 DNA.
AAACAAAGACAACACCCCGTATCCGATTTGGCGGGACAATGTTACGCACTCGTCATTCCCCAGGATTATTATTTTTGGGATGTGCTAGCCACAGCTTACCTGGCTCACCCAGAATTTTACGAACTGCGGGAGTGGGAAACAGAAATTGTGACAGTGGGTTTGAGTCAGGGACGTACTAAGGTAGTTTCTGGAGGCCGTAAGATTTACGCAATGGATGAAGTAGATAAAGAGGCTTTTTACTCTTATATTTTGCAACAGTGGGCAAGATGAATTTTAGATTTTGGATTTTGCATTGATTTTGCAAATAATGTATGAGTGATTGGATTTGGGACGGGAGAATTATTCCCAAATCCAAGTTTTATAAGCTGTTGTGCATATAATTTGCCGATTCTCAGGCTTGGGAAAAATGAGTCAAAACCTACTCTCTGGTTCCCCTCTCTCCCGCTCGGTCAACATGAGAAAATTCAAGTCAGCACAGCTAGCTTACACCCCAGGATTTTTCAAACACCCTTTAAGGCAAGAAGGGGTTAGAAAAGCGGATTTAGTATTTCAAAAAATTTAACCCCAAGCACAAAGCCGCAACAGTTCCAGCAACACAAATTTCTCCTCGAATAATTTTTTCTCTGACTGATTCTGTAGGAATTAAAAGAACTTCAATTTCTTCTGTAATATCTAAATTTTGGCTTCCCACTTTTGTGACATTTTCTGCTAAAAATAAATGTATTTGATTGGTATCTTTGCTAGGTTTATCGTAAAGTGTTGATATCTTGGTGACTCGTTGGGCAAAATAACCCGTTTCTTCTTGAAGTTCTCTGATGGCTGCTGTTTCAGCACTTTCTTGTGCTGGGTCAAAACTTCCTGCAGGAAGTTCAATGAAAAACTCACCCACTGCATGCCTGTATTGACGGACAAAAATAATTTCCCTGTTGCTAGTAATGGGTAATATCAGAGCAACTTCCTGTTTCAAATTAACAAAATAATCGTCTATAATTTTACCATTAGGTAACTGTAGCTTATCTTGCCTGACTTTACACCAATAATGGTCTAAAACCATTGTTGAGTGCAAAATTTTCCATTTTTGTAAGTTGGTCATAGATATTCAGGATAAAGAATGAAGAAGAAAACATGAAATATTTTATACCTTATCCTTCACACTTTATCTTTCAATTGAACACGGCAGTCATGCGATCGCTCAGAAGCCAGTGTTCCCTTCTGCCATCTGTCATTTGCCCTCTGCCTTTCTTAATAAAATTATGCAAATAGAAGTAGAGACATTCACTGTAAACAAGCGCTTTCCTTTAACTATCAGTCGCGGTACAACGGCAAAGACAACAAATTTATGGGTAAAGATTTTGCACGATGGTATAGAAGGGTGGGGAGAAGCATCGCCTTTTGGTGTCGGGACGTCTCCACAATCAACAGAGATCATCAAGAACGCTTTACTGCAAGTTTTACCTGTTTTACAAAAATTTAGCCCCTTGCAAAAGCAAGCAATTGATGCGGTGTTGAATCAATCGCGCATTCCTTCATCTGCCAAAGCAGGGTTAGATATAGCCATGCATGATTGGTTGGGAAAACAAGTGGGGCTACCTCTATGGCAATTATGGGGACTCGATCGCAGTTATATTGTACATACATCAGTCACTATTGGTATTAACTCTCCTGAAGGCGCAAGGGCTAGGGCGCGAGATTGGTTGCAATTTACTGATGTCCGTGTTTTTAAGGTAAAGTTGGGAAATCCGGATGGTATTGCGGCAGATAGAAAAATGTTATTAGCAGTGCGAGAGGAAGCACCAGATCGAGAATTGTACGTTGATGCGAATGGGGGTTGGAGTTTGGAAGATGCAGTACAAATGTGCAATTGGTTGGCGGAAGTGGGTATAAAGTATGTAGAGCAACCGCTGCAAAAAGGTCAGGAAGAAAGGTTAGGCAACCTCAAGAAGCAAACTTCTCTACCTATCTTTGTTGATGAAAGTTGCTTCACGAGTTCGGATATTCCCAAATTAGCAAACTACGTAGATGGAATTAATATCAAATTGATGAAGTCTGGAGGCTTGACAGAAGCAATGCGGATGGTACATACAGCACGGGCGCATGGGTTGCAAGTGATGTTTGGTTGCTATTCCGACAGCACGCTAGCCAATACAGCAGCGCTACAGCTTGCTCCATTGGCTGACTATCTGGACTTAGACAGTCATCTCAATCTTATAGATGACCCCTTTACAGGCGCAATCTTGCAAGGGGGGAGAGTGTTACCAAACGATTTACCAGGGTTGGGGGTACAACGCAGTGCGTCTGGCGCTTAATCAAAGAGTTGCAATTTTATTGCACGAAGGAATCCAAGGAAGGCAAGGCAAAACCGGGCTCGCACTTTTACGCTATAGTGAAGCCTCGATAGTAGCAGCGATTGACCGCCAATGTGCGGGTAAATCTTTGTTGGAGTTAACGGGTATCAAGCGTGATGTACCGATAGTCTCATCGGTAGCAGAATCGCTGGAGTACAAACCGCAAGTTTTGGTTATTGGTATCGCCCCTAAAGGAGGGACTGTACCGGATGATTATTGGCATGAAATCAAAGATGCTGTCATCGCTGGAATGTCAATAGTGAACGGTTTGCACACGCCACTGTCAACAATGACAGAGTTAAAGGCATTGCTAAAACCGGGACAAGTCATCTGGGATGTACGGAAAGAACCACCCAATCTGGGCGTAGCTTCTGGAATAGCACGAACTTTACCCTGTCGTCGGGTCTTGACTGTGGGAACCGATATGGCCGTAGGTAAGATGTCAACAAGTTTGGAGTTAAACTGGGCGTCACGACTGCGAGGATTGCGTTCTAAATTTTTGGCAACAGGGCAAACAGGTTTAATGTTGGAAGGAGATGGGGTACCGCTAGATGCCGTGAGGGTGGATTATGCTGCTGGTGCGGTGGAACAAATGGTTGTGCGTTACGGTCAAAATTACGACATTTTACATATTGAAGGACAAGGTTCGCTGCTGCACCCTGGTTCTACAGCAACTTTGCCCTTAATACGTGGTTCGCAACCGACGCAAATGATATTAGTCCATCGTGCGGGACAAACTGAGGTATCTAGTGGTGGCGTGTTTATTCCACCCCTACCAGAAGTTGTTCGGCTGTATGAGACTGTCGCCCGTGCAGGAGGCGCTTTTGCAGCCGTACCTGTTGCAGGGATTGCCCTAAATACTAGACATTTGGATGAGCCCGCAGCTAAAGACGCGATCGCATCTGTGGAAGCAGAAACTCATCTTCCCTGTACAGATCCCGTTCGTTTTGGTGCTGGTAAGTTGTTGGATGCAGTGATGAAGGCTTAGAAATGACAGCAGATCCACTCTTCTATGAAATCTTTAAAGAAATTCCGGAGTTATTTTTTGAATTAATTGGCAGTTCGGAAAAAGACCCAAGTATTTACAAATTTAGCGCCCAAGAAATTAAACAAAGAGGATTTCGTTTAGATGGGCTGCTTTCAACTCCCGATACTTATCCAGATGAACCCATCTATTTTATTGAGGCACAGTCTTATAAAGATGATAATTTCTACAACCAGTTTGTTGCAAAAGTCATTCTTTATTTAACCCAATATCAACCACCTAATAAGCAATGGTACGCTGTCATTATTTATAATAAGAAAAGTCATGAAGGAAACTTTCCAGAATATTTAAGTTTTTTTAAACAGCACTTACTTTGCTTCTATCTTGATGAGTTGGCGAAAACTCCCAATCAATCATTGGCTGTGGGAGTCATGCGGTTAATAGTGGAAAAGAAAACTCCAGAAAAAACTGGAGAACTTGCCAGACAACTCATGAGTCAAGCCGAACAAGAGTTAACTAGTGCCATCTTGAAGGAAAAAGTTTTAGAATTTATTCAAACAGTGGTTATTGACAAGTTTACTAACTTGAGTCTGGAGGAAATAGCAGCTATGCTGGGTTTAGAGTCATTGAAAAATACCAGAGTTTACCAAGAAGCAAAACAAGAAGGTATACAAGAAGGTATACAAGAAGGTATACAAGAAGGTATACAGAAAAATAAGATAGAAATGATACCAGTCTTATTAGATCTGGGGTTAACGATTGAGCAGACGGCTGAACGTTTAAAGTTGGATGTAGAAACTGTCAGAAAACACGTTCAACAGTAAAATTCCAGCGATCGTCAGGTTTTAGGAAGGGTGCTTTCGATCGAAGCGTCCTAATTTCAGCATTTATCTCACAAGAAGTTGGGGAGCTTGTCAAACTCAAGCGATCGCAATTCATAAGCTAGACTGCCCAATTATGAAGATTAGTTAAAAAAAGGCGCGATCGCCATAAACCTTGAAAAAGAAACGGCATTACCCTGTGCTTATTTAAGCAATTGCTCATACAGTTAATAAAGAGCTTTTTGCATAGGTTGGATCGACCATGAAACGCAGATGGAAGTCACTGCTACTATCAGCTAGTTGGGTACTACTTTCCATAGGAACATCTATTGTCATTATCCTCACCCATCCCCTAATCTCACCTGCAAAAGAACCCGCAGCGTCTACTACTGAAACGACTAAGACCCCTACTCCAAATCAGTCCCCAGTCGTCATTCCAGAGGGGACGGAGACAAATAAGCCTGTCGTTGTCCCAACAGCAACGGAGACGAAGAAGCCAACTGAGCCAACACAACCAACGCCCTCGCCAGAAGCAACCGATCCAAAGAAACCAACGGATTCCAAGGAACCAACACCCTCAGAGGACAAAAAGTCTGAGTCAGCCGCAGAACCTGCACCCACCCCTGAAGAAGTTGCGCGTCAGCAAAAACTGATAGAAGCGGATAAGCTTTACCAATCGGGACAAATTGCTGCTGCAGAAAAACTTTATCGTGAAGCAAAAGAACCTTTTGCCAAATCCTCCGAGGCTCAACAGCGCAAAGAAGCAATTGTTGACCCCGCACAATTATCTCCTGGGGGTAAAGTTTACTGGCGGGAAGCAGAAGCGGGAATTGCCAGTCAGTTGTACACCAGAACTATGGTACCGTTGGAGCTTTTGGTTCAGCAGTATCCCGAATTTATTCCCGGTCACATCAAATATGCTGAAGTCCTTAAAAAGGACAACCAAGAGAAAAAAGCATTGGATGTCTTGGAACGTGCGGCGACGCTCTATCCCAATCAACCGGATTTGATTAGAGCAAGAGTTGCTGCACTTGCAGAAGCTAGAAAATGGATGGAAGCTTCCTTAGCCGCACGTCAATTTGCTCTGTTGAATCCAAATAATCCCCAAGCGCCTGAGTTTACAGAACTAGCGGAGACACATCTCAAGC
It encodes the following:
- a CDS encoding DUF1611 domain-containing protein, which produces MRLALNQRVAILLHEGIQGRQGKTGLALLRYSEASIVAAIDRQCAGKSLLELTGIKRDVPIVSSVAESLEYKPQVLVIGIAPKGGTVPDDYWHEIKDAVIAGMSIVNGLHTPLSTMTELKALLKPGQVIWDVRKEPPNLGVASGIARTLPCRRVLTVGTDMAVGKMSTSLELNWASRLRGLRSKFLATGQTGLMLEGDGVPLDAVRVDYAAGAVEQMVVRYGQNYDILHIEGQGSLLHPGSTATLPLIRGSQPTQMILVHRAGQTEVSSGGVFIPPLPEVVRLYETVARAGGAFAAVPVAGIALNTRHLDEPAAKDAIASVEAETHLPCTDPVRFGAGKLLDAVMKA
- a CDS encoding M48 family metalloprotease gives rise to the protein MKRRWKSLLLSASWVLLSIGTSIVIILTHPLISPAKEPAASTTETTKTPTPNQSPVVIPEGTETNKPVVVPTATETKKPTEPTQPTPSPEATDPKKPTDSKEPTPSEDKKSESAAEPAPTPEEVARQQKLIEADKLYQSGQIAAAEKLYREAKEPFAKSSEAQQRKEAIVDPAQLSPGGKVYWREAEAGIASQLYTRTMVPLELLVQQYPEFIPGHIKYAEVLKKDNQEKKALDVLERAATLYPNQPDLIRARVAALAEARKWMEASLAARQFALLNPNNPQAPEFTELAETHLKRYKSHIRAKVRGNTIANIITGALGYAVTGSLLGPFTALDSTIMLMRGEKSVGESVAKQARKQMDLVKDPAILGYVDEIGQKLAKVSGRNDFKYEFFVLPEESLNAFALPGGKVFIHAGAIAKTKSEAELAGLIGHELSHVVLSHGFQLATQGNLIGNLTQYIPYGGTLGQLFTMSYSRDMERQADTLGTRLIVASGYAADGLRNLMVTLDKEQKYKPPQWLSSHPGGNERVRYLENLISQNQYNRYTYEGVAHHLDIQQKAKQILKEQKEKKERLRKKKDRIDESK
- a CDS encoding dipeptide epimerase; amino-acid sequence: MQIEVETFTVNKRFPLTISRGTTAKTTNLWVKILHDGIEGWGEASPFGVGTSPQSTEIIKNALLQVLPVLQKFSPLQKQAIDAVLNQSRIPSSAKAGLDIAMHDWLGKQVGLPLWQLWGLDRSYIVHTSVTIGINSPEGARARARDWLQFTDVRVFKVKLGNPDGIAADRKMLLAVREEAPDRELYVDANGGWSLEDAVQMCNWLAEVGIKYVEQPLQKGQEERLGNLKKQTSLPIFVDESCFTSSDIPKLANYVDGINIKLMKSGGLTEAMRMVHTARAHGLQVMFGCYSDSTLANTAALQLAPLADYLDLDSHLNLIDDPFTGAILQGGRVLPNDLPGLGVQRSASGA
- a CDS encoding NUDIX hydrolase, with translation MTNLQKWKILHSTMVLDHYWCKVRQDKLQLPNGKIIDDYFVNLKQEVALILPITSNREIIFVRQYRHAVGEFFIELPAGSFDPAQESAETAAIRELQEETGYFAQRVTKISTLYDKPSKDTNQIHLFLAENVTKVGSQNLDITEEIEVLLIPTESVREKIIRGEICVAGTVAALCLGLNFLKY
- a CDS encoding Rpn family recombination-promoting nuclease/putative transposase, encoding MTADPLFYEIFKEIPELFFELIGSSEKDPSIYKFSAQEIKQRGFRLDGLLSTPDTYPDEPIYFIEAQSYKDDNFYNQFVAKVILYLTQYQPPNKQWYAVIIYNKKSHEGNFPEYLSFFKQHLLCFYLDELAKTPNQSLAVGVMRLIVEKKTPEKTGELARQLMSQAEQELTSAILKEKVLEFIQTVVIDKFTNLSLEEIAAMLGLESLKNTRVYQEAKQEGIQEGIQEGIQEGIQKNKIEMIPVLLDLGLTIEQTAERLKLDVETVRKHVQQ